A window from Exiguobacterium marinum DSM 16307 encodes these proteins:
- the queG gene encoding tRNA epoxyqueuosine(34) reductase QueG, whose protein sequence is MDPYTLKQQILEYAETIGIDELKVTTADPFIVMKQRLIRQQEKGFASGFEEPDLEKRTNPELLLEEAQSIIAIAIAYPSKLKDAPRSVAGERRGLFARASWGLDYHRAVGDRLAKLQAYIEELVPGVRTRSMVDTGELVDRAVAERAGIGFSGKNCSIISPEKGSYLYLGEMILDAYLPPDEAIEDGCGDCDKCMTACPTTALVEPGVLDAKRCIAYLTQMKTLMPREFRSKLGGRLYGCDTCQQVCPYNRKKDWRHHEELLPEAEIVKPLLEPLLALSNREFKQKFGHLSGAWRGKKPIQRNAILALAHYREPSAIPILREFIKQDEREDMRATAVWAIGAILGPDADSMFEEIEQNEASDMVHEEIRIYREEWAHEDRVV, encoded by the coding sequence ATGGACCCGTACACATTAAAACAACAAATCCTCGAGTACGCCGAGACTATCGGCATTGACGAGTTGAAAGTGACGACAGCTGATCCGTTCATCGTCATGAAACAACGACTTATTCGGCAACAAGAGAAAGGATTTGCCTCAGGATTCGAAGAACCGGATTTAGAGAAACGCACAAATCCTGAACTCCTGCTTGAAGAAGCTCAATCAATCATTGCGATCGCCATCGCCTATCCAAGTAAATTAAAGGATGCGCCCCGTAGTGTCGCCGGCGAGAGACGAGGATTGTTTGCTCGTGCTTCGTGGGGACTCGATTACCATCGGGCGGTCGGCGATCGGTTGGCAAAACTCCAAGCGTATATCGAAGAATTGGTTCCAGGCGTGCGGACGCGTTCGATGGTCGATACGGGTGAACTCGTAGACCGAGCTGTCGCAGAACGTGCGGGAATCGGGTTTAGTGGAAAAAACTGTTCCATCATCTCTCCTGAGAAGGGATCCTATCTTTATTTAGGTGAAATGATTTTAGATGCATACTTGCCGCCGGATGAAGCGATTGAAGACGGATGCGGAGATTGCGATAAATGCATGACGGCCTGCCCGACGACGGCCCTTGTGGAGCCGGGTGTCCTCGATGCAAAGCGCTGCATCGCCTATCTCACACAGATGAAGACGTTGATGCCGAGGGAGTTTCGGTCGAAACTTGGCGGTCGCCTATATGGATGTGACACGTGCCAGCAAGTCTGTCCGTACAATCGTAAAAAAGACTGGCGCCACCATGAAGAATTGTTACCGGAAGCTGAGATTGTCAAACCGCTCTTAGAGCCGCTTTTGGCATTAAGTAACCGGGAGTTCAAACAAAAGTTCGGACATTTGTCGGGCGCTTGGCGTGGGAAGAAACCGATTCAACGAAATGCGATTTTAGCACTCGCGCATTACCGGGAACCTTCTGCGATTCCAATCTTACGGGAATTCATCAAACAGGATGAACGAGAAGATATGCGCGCGACGGCGGTGTGGGCGATCGGTGCGATTCTCGGACCGGATGCCGATTCGATGTTTGAAGAGATTGAACAGAATGAAGCGTCTGACATGGTACATGAAGAGATTCGCATATATCGAGAGGAGTGGGCACATGAAGATCGTGTCGTCTAA